The following nucleotide sequence is from Sebaldella sp. S0638.
AGTGCCACAGAGATTTGCTCTCCGGTAGTTAATAACATGTCCAGTTCACGCTTGTTAGGGTTGCTGGTTATCTCATATGCATTTTTAACAAGGCTGTCGGTCATTCCCGCAGGTGCAGAAACGACTACTACAACATCGTGACCTTCCTTTTTATATTTTACTACTTTTTTTGCAACTTCTTTTACTCTCTCTGTGTTGGCAACAGAAGTACCTCCGTATTTTTGGATAATAAGTGCCATAAAACCTCCTAAGACAATATAATATATAGAATATAATAACCTATTTTGGAATTATTTTCAATAACTAACACTAATATATTTCTTATGTAACAATATATATCATATAGTATTGATATTAAAATAATAAAAAAAAATAAAAAAGGCTTTCATTTTTTTAAAAATATGTTATAATAATATTGCCAAAAGCATTACTTAAAAAAATATGTATTTGAATGGTAATATGTTTAAGGTGTAATAATTTTAGGAGGTAGTTTCTTTGCAAGGTAAAGTAAAATGGTTTAACGACAAAAAAGGGTTTGGGTTTATTTCTGGAGAAGACGGTAACGATTATTTCTTACACTTTTCAAAAATTGAAAAAGATGGATTTAAATCTGTTAACGAAGGTGAAGAAGTAATATTTGAAGTAGAAGAAGGACCAAAAGGACCTCAAGCTACTAATGTAGTAGCCAGATAAGACCCGAAAAAAAAGCGACTTTATGTCGCTTTTTCTATTTATAGTAATATTTCTAAATCAGGAATAATAATGTTTTGATAAATAGTTTAGAAAGCGACTTAATTAATTATTCTTTATTTTAAAATATAAATAATAAAAAAAATATTTTGAATATATCTGAAATAATGTTTATAGATTTTTAAAAAATAAAAACTAATAAGAACCAATAAAATAAAAAGACGGTGTTTTACAATTGAAAAATACCGTCTTTTTTTATAGAATTATATTTCTGAAATTTATTTTTGAATTTAAAAACTGATACTGCAGTAATTAAAATTAACATTGATAAAACAA
It contains:
- a CDS encoding cold-shock protein; translation: MQGKVKWFNDKKGFGFISGEDGNDYFLHFSKIEKDGFKSVNEGEEVIFEVEEGPKGPQATNVVAR